A window from Macaca fascicularis isolate 582-1 chromosome 20, T2T-MFA8v1.1 encodes these proteins:
- the METRN gene encoding meteorin isoform X1 — translation MGASPGPGGRRAGLLPPPPGPAPRRGNGSGSPNYPDAARRAMGFPAPALLCALCCGLFAPAARAGYSEERCSWRGSGLTQEPGSVGQLALACAEGAVEWLYPAGALRLTLGGPDPSARPSIACLRPVRPFAGAQVFAERAGGALELLLAEGPGPAGGRCVRWGPRERRALFLQATPHRDISRRVAAFRFELREDGRPELPPQAHGLGVDGACRPCSDAELLLAACTSDFATCLPAVIHGIIHAVAHDVDLQESVITVMAARVLRQTLPLFGRRGSGEEGLTSFRTPLRCGVRPGPGTFLFMGWSRFGEAWLGCAPRFQEFRRVYEAARTAHLHPCEVALH, via the exons ATGGGGGCTTCGCCGGGGCCGGGCGGCCGGCGCGCCGGGCTGCTCCCGCCGCCGCCCGGACCCGCGCCCCGCCGGGGCAACGGTAGTGGGAGCCCCAACTACCCGGACGCCGCCCGCCGCGCCATGGGGTTCCCGGCCCCGGCGCTGCTCTGCGCGCTGTGCTGCGGCCTCTTCGCCCCGGCCGCCCGCGCCGGCTACTCCGAGGAGCGCTGCAGCTGGAGGGGCAG CGGCCTCACCCAGGAGCCCGGCAGCGTGGGGCAGCTGGCCCTGGCCTGTGCGGAGGGCGCGGTTGAGTGGCTGTACCCGGCTGGGGCGCTGCGCCTGACCCTGGGCGGCCCCGACCCCAGCGCGCGGCCCAGCATCGCCTGTCTGCGGCCGGTGCGACCCTTCGCGGGCGCCCAGGTCTTCGCGGAGCGCGCAGGGGGCGCCCTGGAGCTGCTGCTGGCCGAAGGCCCGGGCCCGGCAGGGGGCCGCTGCGTGCGCTGGGGTCCCCGCGAGCGCCGGGCCCTCTTCCTGCAGGCCACGCCACACCGGGACATCAGCCGCCGCGTGGCCGCCTTCCGCTTTGAGCTGCGCGAGGACGGGCGCCCCGAGCTGCCCCCGCAGGCCCACGGTCTCGGCGTAGACG GTGCCTGCAGGCCCTGCAGCGATGCTGAGCTGCTCCTGGCCGCATGCACCAGCGACTTCG CCACATGCCTCCCCGCAGTAATTCACGGGATCATCCATGCGGTTGCCCATGACGTGGACCTGCAGGAGTCTGTCATCACCGTGATGGCTGCCCGTGTCCTCCGCCAGACACTGCCGCTGTTCGGGAGGCGGGGATCCGGGGAGGAGGGGCTGACCTCCTTTCGTACCCCACTGCGCTGTGGCGTCCGCCCAGGCCCAGGCACCTTCCTCTTCATGGGCTGGAGCCGCTTCGGGGAGGCCTGGCTGGGCTGTGCCCCACGATTCCAGGAGTTCCGCCGTGTCTACGAGGCTGCCCGCactgcccacctccacccctgtGAGGTGGCGCTGCACTGA
- the METRN gene encoding meteorin isoform X2, producing MGASPGPGGRRAGLLPPPPGPAPRRGNGSGSPNYPDAARRAMGFPAPALLCALCCGLFAPAARAGYSEERCSWRGSGLTQEPGSVGQLALACAEGAVEWLYPAGALRLTLGGPDPSARPSIACLRPVRPFAGAQVFAERAGGALELLLAEGPGPAGGRCVRWGPRERRALFLQATPHRDISRRVAAFRFELREDGRPELPPQAHGLGVDGACRPCSDAELLLAACTSDFVIHGIIHAVAHDVDLQESVITVMAARVLRQTLPLFGRRGSGEEGLTSFRTPLRCGVRPGPGTFLFMGWSRFGEAWLGCAPRFQEFRRVYEAARTAHLHPCEVALH from the exons ATGGGGGCTTCGCCGGGGCCGGGCGGCCGGCGCGCCGGGCTGCTCCCGCCGCCGCCCGGACCCGCGCCCCGCCGGGGCAACGGTAGTGGGAGCCCCAACTACCCGGACGCCGCCCGCCGCGCCATGGGGTTCCCGGCCCCGGCGCTGCTCTGCGCGCTGTGCTGCGGCCTCTTCGCCCCGGCCGCCCGCGCCGGCTACTCCGAGGAGCGCTGCAGCTGGAGGGGCAG CGGCCTCACCCAGGAGCCCGGCAGCGTGGGGCAGCTGGCCCTGGCCTGTGCGGAGGGCGCGGTTGAGTGGCTGTACCCGGCTGGGGCGCTGCGCCTGACCCTGGGCGGCCCCGACCCCAGCGCGCGGCCCAGCATCGCCTGTCTGCGGCCGGTGCGACCCTTCGCGGGCGCCCAGGTCTTCGCGGAGCGCGCAGGGGGCGCCCTGGAGCTGCTGCTGGCCGAAGGCCCGGGCCCGGCAGGGGGCCGCTGCGTGCGCTGGGGTCCCCGCGAGCGCCGGGCCCTCTTCCTGCAGGCCACGCCACACCGGGACATCAGCCGCCGCGTGGCCGCCTTCCGCTTTGAGCTGCGCGAGGACGGGCGCCCCGAGCTGCCCCCGCAGGCCCACGGTCTCGGCGTAGACG GTGCCTGCAGGCCCTGCAGCGATGCTGAGCTGCTCCTGGCCGCATGCACCAGCGACTTCG TAATTCACGGGATCATCCATGCGGTTGCCCATGACGTGGACCTGCAGGAGTCTGTCATCACCGTGATGGCTGCCCGTGTCCTCCGCCAGACACTGCCGCTGTTCGGGAGGCGGGGATCCGGGGAGGAGGGGCTGACCTCCTTTCGTACCCCACTGCGCTGTGGCGTCCGCCCAGGCCCAGGCACCTTCCTCTTCATGGGCTGGAGCCGCTTCGGGGAGGCCTGGCTGGGCTGTGCCCCACGATTCCAGGAGTTCCGCCGTGTCTACGAGGCTGCCCGCactgcccacctccacccctgtGAGGTGGCGCTGCACTGA
- the METRN gene encoding meteorin isoform X3 → MGASPGPGGRRAGLLPPPPGPAPRRGNGSGSPNYPDAARRAMGFPAPALLCALCCGLFAPAARAGYSEERCSWRGSGLTQEPGSVGQLALACAEGAVEWLYPAGALRLTLGGPDPSARPSIACLRPVRPFAGAQVFAERAGGALELLLAEGPGPAGGRCVRWGPRERRALFLQATPHRDISRRVAAFRFELREDGRPELPPQAHGLGVDVIHGIIHAVAHDVDLQESVITVMAARVLRQTLPLFGRRGSGEEGLTSFRTPLRCGVRPGPGTFLFMGWSRFGEAWLGCAPRFQEFRRVYEAARTAHLHPCEVALH, encoded by the exons ATGGGGGCTTCGCCGGGGCCGGGCGGCCGGCGCGCCGGGCTGCTCCCGCCGCCGCCCGGACCCGCGCCCCGCCGGGGCAACGGTAGTGGGAGCCCCAACTACCCGGACGCCGCCCGCCGCGCCATGGGGTTCCCGGCCCCGGCGCTGCTCTGCGCGCTGTGCTGCGGCCTCTTCGCCCCGGCCGCCCGCGCCGGCTACTCCGAGGAGCGCTGCAGCTGGAGGGGCAG CGGCCTCACCCAGGAGCCCGGCAGCGTGGGGCAGCTGGCCCTGGCCTGTGCGGAGGGCGCGGTTGAGTGGCTGTACCCGGCTGGGGCGCTGCGCCTGACCCTGGGCGGCCCCGACCCCAGCGCGCGGCCCAGCATCGCCTGTCTGCGGCCGGTGCGACCCTTCGCGGGCGCCCAGGTCTTCGCGGAGCGCGCAGGGGGCGCCCTGGAGCTGCTGCTGGCCGAAGGCCCGGGCCCGGCAGGGGGCCGCTGCGTGCGCTGGGGTCCCCGCGAGCGCCGGGCCCTCTTCCTGCAGGCCACGCCACACCGGGACATCAGCCGCCGCGTGGCCGCCTTCCGCTTTGAGCTGCGCGAGGACGGGCGCCCCGAGCTGCCCCCGCAGGCCCACGGTCTCGGCGTAGACG TAATTCACGGGATCATCCATGCGGTTGCCCATGACGTGGACCTGCAGGAGTCTGTCATCACCGTGATGGCTGCCCGTGTCCTCCGCCAGACACTGCCGCTGTTCGGGAGGCGGGGATCCGGGGAGGAGGGGCTGACCTCCTTTCGTACCCCACTGCGCTGTGGCGTCCGCCCAGGCCCAGGCACCTTCCTCTTCATGGGCTGGAGCCGCTTCGGGGAGGCCTGGCTGGGCTGTGCCCCACGATTCCAGGAGTTCCGCCGTGTCTACGAGGCTGCCCGCactgcccacctccacccctgtGAGGTGGCGCTGCACTGA
- the ANTKMT gene encoding adenine nucleotide translocase lysine N-methyltransferase isoform X1: MEQDDPAEALTELRERRLGALELLQAAAGSGLAAYAVWALLLQPGFRRVPLRLQVPYIGASARQVEHVLSLLRGRPGKTVDLGSGDGRIVLAAHRCGLRPAVGYELNPWLVALARLHAWRAGCAGSVCYRRKDLWKVSLRDCRNVSVFLAPSVLPLLEDKLRAELPAGARVVSGRFPLPTWQPVAVAGEGLDRVWAYDVPGGGQAGEAVSSRIPIQAAP; encoded by the exons ATGGAGCAGGACGACCCGGCCGAAGCGCTGACGGAGCTACGCGAGCGGCGGCTGGGCGCGCTGGAGCTGCTGCAGGCTGCGGCCGGCTCGGGCTTGGCGGCCTACGCGGTGTGGGCGCTGCTGCTCCAGCCCGGCTTCCGGCGCGTGCCGCTGCGGCTGCAG GTGCCCTACATTGGCGCGAGCGCGCGGCAGGTGGAGCACGTGTTGTCGCTGCTGCGAGGCCGCCCCGGAAAAACGGTGGATTTGGGCTCTGGCGACGGCAGGATC GTGCTGGCGGCCCACAGGTGCGGCCTCCGCCCAGCCGTGGGCTACGAGCTGAACCCGTGGCTGGTGGCGCTGGCGCGGCTGCACGCCTGGAGGGCCGGCTGTGCCGGCAGCGTCTGCTATCGCCGCAAGGATCTCTGGAAG GTGAGCCTGAGGGACTGCCGCAACGTGTCTGTGTTCCTGGCCCCTAGCGTG CTCCCACTGCTGGAGGACAAGCTGAGAGCAGAGCTGCCTGCGGGGGCCCGCGTGGTGTCTGGGCGCTTCCCGCTCCCCACCTGGCAGCCTGTGGCCGTGGCTGGCGAGGGCCTGGACCGAGTCTGGGCCTACGATGTTCCTGGGGGTGGGCAGGCTGGGGAGGCCGTCTCCTCGAGGATACCCATCCAGGCTGCCCCCTGA
- the ANTKMT gene encoding adenine nucleotide translocase lysine N-methyltransferase isoform X2: MEQDDPAEALTELRERRLGALELLQAAAGSGLAAYAVWALLLQPGFRRVPLRLQVPYIGASARQVEHVLSLLRGRPGKTVDLGSGDGRIVLAAHRCGLRPAVGYELNPWLVALARLHAWRAGCAGSVCYRRKDLWKLPLLEDKLRAELPAGARVVSGRFPLPTWQPVAVAGEGLDRVWAYDVPGGGQAGEAVSSRIPIQAAP; this comes from the exons ATGGAGCAGGACGACCCGGCCGAAGCGCTGACGGAGCTACGCGAGCGGCGGCTGGGCGCGCTGGAGCTGCTGCAGGCTGCGGCCGGCTCGGGCTTGGCGGCCTACGCGGTGTGGGCGCTGCTGCTCCAGCCCGGCTTCCGGCGCGTGCCGCTGCGGCTGCAG GTGCCCTACATTGGCGCGAGCGCGCGGCAGGTGGAGCACGTGTTGTCGCTGCTGCGAGGCCGCCCCGGAAAAACGGTGGATTTGGGCTCTGGCGACGGCAGGATC GTGCTGGCGGCCCACAGGTGCGGCCTCCGCCCAGCCGTGGGCTACGAGCTGAACCCGTGGCTGGTGGCGCTGGCGCGGCTGCACGCCTGGAGGGCCGGCTGTGCCGGCAGCGTCTGCTATCGCCGCAAGGATCTCTGGAAG CTCCCACTGCTGGAGGACAAGCTGAGAGCAGAGCTGCCTGCGGGGGCCCGCGTGGTGTCTGGGCGCTTCCCGCTCCCCACCTGGCAGCCTGTGGCCGTGGCTGGCGAGGGCCTGGACCGAGTCTGGGCCTACGATGTTCCTGGGGGTGGGCAGGCTGGGGAGGCCGTCTCCTCGAGGATACCCATCCAGGCTGCCCCCTGA